In Nymphaea colorata isolate Beijing-Zhang1983 chromosome 5, ASM883128v2, whole genome shotgun sequence, one genomic interval encodes:
- the LOC116254249 gene encoding late embryogenesis abundant protein D-29-like isoform X2 produces MKGGRSNEQAVDREAMHHNPHGMTRGVASAETEPLLCQTATCNQPLPPSLINPSSPSVPLPALSSCTRERPVLFKTLLRYAGPEHRFCYFASSSSLFTMAVIAGRASLLVAFLVLILILLVSCAAGTGSAGDSVEDQATPASENIREKPEQLKRTAEENLQAGKDKAKETSESWTEWAKDKISGGLGLKHDDSQEDLQQAQDKIRAAKEKLEQAVSEAASRTKEKTRENKEYAQEKTESMAEESQRVAEEKIRQADELLNELKGRAKEGTSQAMDTAGSVYEKTLEKVREAAQQAKDAAGYAYDVAMGKAKETAERAKDTAGYAYDVSKDKAKEGSQQAKDTASHAYDKAKDKASETYQAAKDAVVGDSKEHPKAAYEEL; encoded by the exons ATGAAGGGAGGGCGCTCAAATGAACAAGCGGTTGACAGAGAAGCCATGCATCACAACCCTCATGGTATGACGCGTGGAGTGGCCAGTGCTGAGACGGAGCCACTTCTCTGCCAAACAGCCACATGTAACCAACCACTCCCGCCCTCTCTCATAAACCCTTCTTCTCCCAGCGTCCCTCTTCCCGCTTTATCTTCTTGCACTCGAGAACGCCCGGTTCTCTTCAAAACACTCTTACGCTACGCAGGACCAGAACACCGTTTCTGCTATTTTGCTTCGTCTTCCTCTTTGTTCACGATGGCTGTCATCGCCGGTCGGGCGTCTCTACTTGTTGCTTTCCTCGTGCTGATTCTCATACTGCTTGTCTCATGTGCTGCCGGTACTGGGAGTGCTGGAGATTCAGTGGAGGACCAGGCCACACCCGCAAGTGAAAACATAAGGGAGAAACCTGAACAGCTCAAGCGAACCGCCGAAGAGAACCTTCAAGCTGGGAAAGACAAGGCCAAAGAAACCTCCGAGTCGTGGACCGAATGGGCCAAGGACAAGATATCAGG GGGCCTTGGTCTGAAGCATGACGATTCACAGGAAGACCTTCAGCAAGCACAGGACAAAATCCGTGCTGCCAAAGAGAAATTGGAGCAAGCAGTCTCTG AAGCAGCAAGTCGCACCAAAGAGAAAACAAGGGAGAACAAAGAATATGcacaagaaaaaacagaaagcatGGCGGAAGAAAGCCAAAGGGTGGCAGAGGAGAAGATCAGGCAAGCCGATGAGCTGCTGAACGAATTAAAGGGAAGGGCTAAAGAAGGGACCTCACAGGCGATGGACACTGCTGGCAGTGTCTACGAGAAAACCTTGGAGAAAGTCAGAGAGGCGGCTCAGCAAGCGAAAGACGCAGCCGGCTACGCCTACGATGTGGCCATGGGGAAGGCCAAGGAGACCGCTGAGCGAGCCAAAGACACGGCCGGCTACGCCTACGACGTCTCCAAGGACAAGGCCAAAGAAGGCAGTCAACAAGCCAAAGACACGGCCAGCCATGCCTACGACAAGGCCAAAGACAAGGCAAGCGAGACCTACCAGGCTGCGAAGGACGCCGTAGTCGGAGACTCCAAGGAGCACCCCAAGGCTGCCTATGAGGAACTATAA
- the LOC116254249 gene encoding late embryogenesis abundant protein D-29-like isoform X1, which translates to MKGGRSNEQAVDREAMHHNPHGMTRGVASAETEPLLCQTATCNQPLPPSLINPSSPSVPLPALSSCTRERPVLFKTLLRYAGPEHRFCYFASSSSLFTMAVIAGRASLLVAFLVLILILLVSCAAGTGSAGDSVEDQATPASENIREKPEQLKRTAEENLQAGKDKAKETSESWTEWAKDKISGYRGLGLKHDDSQEDLQQAQDKIRAAKEKLEQAVSEAASRTKEKTRENKEYAQEKTESMAEESQRVAEEKIRQADELLNELKGRAKEGTSQAMDTAGSVYEKTLEKVREAAQQAKDAAGYAYDVAMGKAKETAERAKDTAGYAYDVSKDKAKEGSQQAKDTASHAYDKAKDKASETYQAAKDAVVGDSKEHPKAAYEEL; encoded by the exons ATGAAGGGAGGGCGCTCAAATGAACAAGCGGTTGACAGAGAAGCCATGCATCACAACCCTCATGGTATGACGCGTGGAGTGGCCAGTGCTGAGACGGAGCCACTTCTCTGCCAAACAGCCACATGTAACCAACCACTCCCGCCCTCTCTCATAAACCCTTCTTCTCCCAGCGTCCCTCTTCCCGCTTTATCTTCTTGCACTCGAGAACGCCCGGTTCTCTTCAAAACACTCTTACGCTACGCAGGACCAGAACACCGTTTCTGCTATTTTGCTTCGTCTTCCTCTTTGTTCACGATGGCTGTCATCGCCGGTCGGGCGTCTCTACTTGTTGCTTTCCTCGTGCTGATTCTCATACTGCTTGTCTCATGTGCTGCCGGTACTGGGAGTGCTGGAGATTCAGTGGAGGACCAGGCCACACCCGCAAGTGAAAACATAAGGGAGAAACCTGAACAGCTCAAGCGAACCGCCGAAGAGAACCTTCAAGCTGGGAAAGACAAGGCCAAAGAAACCTCCGAGTCGTGGACCGAATGGGCCAAGGACAAGATATCAGG TTACAGGGGCCTTGGTCTGAAGCATGACGATTCACAGGAAGACCTTCAGCAAGCACAGGACAAAATCCGTGCTGCCAAAGAGAAATTGGAGCAAGCAGTCTCTG AAGCAGCAAGTCGCACCAAAGAGAAAACAAGGGAGAACAAAGAATATGcacaagaaaaaacagaaagcatGGCGGAAGAAAGCCAAAGGGTGGCAGAGGAGAAGATCAGGCAAGCCGATGAGCTGCTGAACGAATTAAAGGGAAGGGCTAAAGAAGGGACCTCACAGGCGATGGACACTGCTGGCAGTGTCTACGAGAAAACCTTGGAGAAAGTCAGAGAGGCGGCTCAGCAAGCGAAAGACGCAGCCGGCTACGCCTACGATGTGGCCATGGGGAAGGCCAAGGAGACCGCTGAGCGAGCCAAAGACACGGCCGGCTACGCCTACGACGTCTCCAAGGACAAGGCCAAAGAAGGCAGTCAACAAGCCAAAGACACGGCCAGCCATGCCTACGACAAGGCCAAAGACAAGGCAAGCGAGACCTACCAGGCTGCGAAGGACGCCGTAGTCGGAGACTCCAAGGAGCACCCCAAGGCTGCCTATGAGGAACTATAA
- the LOC116254250 gene encoding ankyrin repeat domain-containing protein 2A-like yields the protein MASSDEKSPKGEARSTDSQSPSGRAPSGTIPGLMPNPFDFSAMSGLLNDPSIKELAEEIAKDPAFNQMAEQLQKNVQLGGSEGFPQVDTQQYMTTMQQVMQNPHFMTMAERLGNALMQDPAMSNMMQSLTDPQHKERLEERMARIKEDPSLKPILDEIESGGPAAMMKYWNDPEVLQKLGQAMGVGPAGESETSAALSGAAEAEEEEEAAEFDESSIHHISSVGDVEGLKNALAAGGDKNEEDSEGRTALHFACGYGEVECARILLDAKASVDALDKNKNTPLHYAAGYGRKECVALLLEHGASVTLQNLDGKTPIDVAKLNEQKEVLKLLEKDAFL from the exons ATGGCTTCCTCCG ATGAAAAATCTCCCAAAGGTGAAGCACGTTCTACCGATTCACAGTCTCCAAGTGGAAGGGCACCTTCTGGGACTATTCCAGGACTTATGCCAAATCCATTTGACTTCTCAGCAATGTCTGGGTTGCTTAAT GACCCCAGCATAAAGGAATTAGCAGAAGAAATTGCAAAGGATCCTGCTTTCAACCAAATGGCTGAGCAGCTTCAAAAGAATGTGCAACTTGGTGGTAGTGAAGGTTTTCCACAAGTGGATACGCAGCAGTACATGACTACAATGCAACAGGTTATGCAGAATCCTCACTTCATGACCATGGCTGAGCGCCTTGGAAATGCTCTGATGCAG GATCCTGCCATGTCAAACATGATGCAGAGTTTGACTGATCCTCAGCATAAGGAGCGTCTTGAGGAACGGATGGCGCGCATTAAGGAAGATCCATCTTTGAAGCCTATTCTAGATGAAATAGAGAGTGGAGGGCCGGCTGCTATGATGAA GTACTGGAACGATCCGGAAGTTCTACAGAAACTCGGTCAGGCAATGGGTGTAGGTCCGGCTGGAGAGTCTGAAACGTCTGCTGCTTTGTCTGGAGCTGCAgaagctgaagaagaagaagaggcagcTGAGTTTGATGAATCTTCTATTCACCACATTTCTAGTGTTGGTGATGTAGAG GGTCTGAAGAATGCACTAGCCGCTGGAGGggacaaaaatgaagaagactCAGAGGGTCGTACAGCACTTCATTTTGCTTGTGGTTATGGCGAG GTGGAGTGCGCTCGAATCCTTCTTGACGCCAAGGCATCAGTGGACGCTCTCGACAAGAACAAGAACACCCCCCTCCACTATGCGGCAGGATATGGCAGGAAAGAGTGCGTCGCCCTCCTCCTCGAGCACGGAGCTTCTGT GACATTGCAAAACTTGGACGGGAAGACGCCTATAGACGTTGCCAAATTGAACGAGCAGAAAGAAGTCTTGAAGTTGCTTGAGAAAGATGCGTTCCTATGA
- the LOC116254388 gene encoding ras-related protein RABA5a → MMPYADEERTEDYLFKIVLIGDSAVGKSNLLARFARNEFYPNSKSTIGVEFQTQTLEIEGKEIKAQIWDTAGQERFRAVTSAYYRGAVGALVVYDISRRQTFDGIGRWLNELQTHSDMNVVTILVGNKTDLKDMREVTTEEGKAVAEAHSLFFMETSALDSSNVDAAFRTVVKEIYRILTRKVFQSQELKKLENKLGNGKTVVLQSSESEAPAKGWCCSS, encoded by the exons atgatgCCGTATGCAGATGAAGAACGTACTGAAGACTATCTGTTCAAAATTGTTCTTATTGGTGATTCTGCAGTTGGAAAGTCAAATTTACTGGCTAGATTTGCTCGGAATGAATTTTACCCTAATTCAAAGTCGACAATTGGAGTTGAATTCCAGACCCAAACATTGGAAATCGAAGGGAAGGAGATCAAGGCCCAAATCTGGGACACTGCAGGTCAAGAACGTTTCAGGGCAGTCACCTCTGCATACTATCGAGGTGCTGTTGGTGCTTTAGTTGTATATGACATCAGCAGACGTCAGACTTTTGACGGCATTGGCAGGTGGCTCAATGAATTGCAGa CTCATTCTGATATGAATGTCGTCACAATACTGGTTGGAAACAAAACTGATCTTAAGGATATGAGAGAGGTAACTACGGAAGAAGGTAAGGCTGTAGCTGAGGCTCACAGCCTGTTCTTCATGGAGACATCGGCACTTGATTCATCTAATGTTGATGCTGCATTCCGGACTGTTGTGAAGGAGATATATCGCATATTGACTAGGAAAGTATTCCAGTCCCAAGAGCTGAAGAAGCTTGAGAACAAGCTAGGAAACGGGAAGACAGTGGTCCTGCAAAGCAGTGAGAGTGAAGCACCCGCCAAGGGATGGTGCTGTTCTTCCTGA
- the LOC116254251 gene encoding aquaporin SIP1-1-like has translation MGVVRLAIGDAVITFLWVIVAASLAPLGTIITSYFQVQPPLDLLVMTALIFLLVVVFNVVGDLLGDASFNPTANASFYAAGLGNDSLFSMAIRFPAQAIGAVGGVLAMAEYAPAKYKHMLAGPAVQVDLQTAAIAEGVLTFVISLTVFFIIFKGPKSSFLQTLLISMATVGVIVAGSSYTGPSLNPVNAYGWAYIRKKHNTWEQFYVYWLPPLVGSILAAWVFRLFFSPSAQKVKKA, from the exons ATGGGTGTGGTCAGGTTGGCCATCGGGGATGCAGTAATCACCTTTTTGTGGGTGATCGTGGCGGCTTCCTTGGCTCCTCTGGGTACCATCATAACGTCCTACTTCCAGGTCCAGCCTCCCCTCGATCTCCTCGTGATGACGGCCCTCATATTCCTTCTCGTCGTCGTCTTCAACGTCGTCGGAGACTTATTGGGTGATGCCAGTTTCAATCCGACGGCTAACGCTTCCTTCTACGCTGCCGGCTTGGGAAACGACAGCCTCTTTTCCATGGCCATCCGTTTTCCCGCTCAG GCAATTGGGGCAGTGGGCGGTGTATTGGCGATGGCCGAATACGCGCCTGCAAAGTACAAACACATGCTGGCCGGCCCGGCAGTGCAGGTCGATTTGCAGACGGCAGCCATTGCTGAAGGAGTATTGACCTTCGTTATCAGCCTCACTgtctttttcatcatcttcaaggGCCCGAAAAGCTCGTTTCTGCAGACATTACTGATATCCATGGCAACTGTAGGGGTCATCGTTGCCGGATCCAGCTACACTGGGCCGTCATTGAACCCCGTGAAC GCATATGGATGGGCTTACATCAGGAAGAAACACAACACATGGGAGCAATTCTACGTCTACTGGCTCCCACCTCTGGTCGGGTCGATTCTGGCCGCTTGGGTTTTCCGGCTATTCTTCTCTCCTTCGGCGCAGAAAGTGAAGAAAGCCTGA